GCCGCAGCGACGTCTTCCACGGCCACGCGGAGAAGGGCTCGCGCTCGCTGATGAACGTGACTTTCACGCTGAACGGGCCGGAGGAGGAGAAGCGCTTCCTCGCCGAGGCCAAGGCGGCAGGCTGCCTGGGGCTCGCCGGCCACCGCAGCGTCGGAGGGATCCGCGCCTCCATCTACAACGCGCTCCCGATGGAGTCCGTCGAGGTCCTCGCGTCCTTGATGGAGAGCTTCAAGCCCTGACGCGGCGGAGCCGGAGGCGGAGCAAACGAAAAGAAGAGCGTATCCGCGCACGCGAAGCCGTAGGCGGAGCCACGGAAAGGCGCGATCGCGCGTAGCGCGGCTGACGGGATCGGACCTGCTTCAGCAGGGCCGATTCCTTCATACGCTCTGGTGGCTTGCGAACGGCTGGCGAGATAGTAGAGTGCGCGGCCTTTCGGGGGAGTCGGAGCAGTTCATGTCCAATGTCGCGGTGATCGGCGTCCAGTGGGGCGACGAAGGCAAGGGAAAGATCGTCGACCTCTTCACCGAGCACGTCTCGGTGGTGGTCCGCTTCCAGGGCGGCAACAACGCCGGGCACACCCTGGTCGTGGGCGGTGAGAAGACCGTCCTCCACCTGATCCCGAGCGGCATCCTCCACTCCGGCAAGATCTGCGTGATCGGCAACGGCGTCGTCGTCGACCCCGAGGTCCTCTGCAGGGAGATCGATCAGCTCCAGTCGAAGGGCCTCCTGTCCGACGACCGCCAGCTCGTCCTCTCGGACGGCGCCCACGTGATCATGCCCTGGCACAAGCGCATCGACGTGCTGCGCGAAGGCGCCATGGGCGACGCGAAGATCGGCACCACCGGCCGGGGCATCGGCCCGACCTACGAGGACAAGGTCGCCCGCCGCGGCGTGCGCGTCTTCGATCTCGTGCGTCCCGATCGCTTCCGCGCGGCGGTGGAGCGCGCGCTGCCCGCGGCGAACGAGGAGATCGTCCGCCTGGGCGGCGAGCCGTTCGAGGCCGAGCAGGTGATGGCGGCCTACGCGAAGCCGGCGGAGCGCCTCGTGCGCTACGTGAAGGACGCCTCGCTCTTCGTCTACCAGCGGATCCAGGCCGGGGACAACGTCCTCTTCGAGGGCGCGCAGGGCACCCTCCTCGACGTGGACCACGGCACCTATCCCTACGTCACCAGCAGCAACACCGTGGCGGGCAACGCCGCGGTGGGCAGCGGGGTGGGGCCCAGCTGCATCGGCGAGGTGATCGGGATCACCAAGGCCTACACCACCCGCGTCGGCTCGGGTCCGTTCCCCACGGAGCTCCTGGGCCAGGTGGGGCAGGACCTCCGTGACAAGGGCGGCGAGTACGGCGCCACCACCGGCAGGCCCCGGCGCTGTGGCTGGCTCGACGCGGTGGTGATCCGCTTCGCCGCCCGGGTGAACGGCCTGGCTGGCCTGGCGTTCACGAAGATGGACGTCCTCACCGGGATGCCCACGCTGAAGATCGCGGTGGCGTACGAGCTCGACGGCGAGCGGGTCGACGAGCTCCCCACCGACGGCGAGTCCCTCGCTCGGGCGAAGCCGATCTATGAGGAGATGCCGGGCTGGACCGAGGACCTCTCCGCCTGCAAGCGGTACGAGGAGCTTCCGGAGAACGCCCGTCGCTACATCGAGCGGATCGAAGAGCTCGGCCGCGTGCCGGTGATGGCGGTCAGCGTCGGCCCGGATCGGGCCGAGACCATCCTGCGTCGAAACCCCTTCGTCTCCCCGTAGGAGCGATCGGCCGCCGGTGGAAGCCGAGCGGCCGACCTCTGGCGGAGCGCCGTGAAATCCCTCCCGAGTACGCTCCCTTGCGAGGGGCGCACCGGGCAGGTCGAATTCCGGTACACGCATTCGCGAGATCGGGCATGGTCCGCGACGCACGGCGGTTCGACCGCTGAAGGCACGTTGCCGGATGGACGTTCCATCCTTGCTGCGGGGACGCCTTCCGGCGTATAACGCCGTGCTCTTTTTTGGGGGATTGTCTCACCCCGTAGGGAGAAGACGTTGCTCGATATCATTCCTGCGCTCATCGCCCAGGCCGAGGCTCCTAGCGGCGCCGGCGGCATCCTCGGCATGGCGCCCATCCTGCTGATGTTCGTGGTCATCTACTTCCTGATGATCCGGCCGCAGCAGAAGCAGGCGAAGAAGCACCGGGATTACGTCGCTGGCCTCAAGAAGGGCGACGAAGTTGTTACCAACTCCGGGATCTTCGGGAAGATCGAGGCCATCGAAGACACCGTGGTTCGCCTCGAGATCGCCCGGGACATCAAGATTCGGGTGCTCAAGTCGCAGATCGCCGGCGCCCAGCCCGGTGCTGCCGACGTCGCTCCCGGCGCGCCCGCGCCGGCTCGCAAGGATTAACGCCGCCCGTTCCTGCCTTCGGCTCCGACTCCTGCCTTGGGAGTGGGGGGCGGCGGGCGGGGACGGCGTGAGGTTACGCATGGAACGTAGCTGGTACGTGCGGCTCTGGATCGTGCTCGCGGTGGTGCTCAGCGCCACCTACCTGCTCATCCCGACCTTCGTCTACTTCACCCTCCCCGCCGAAGTCCGGAACGACAAGGATGCCTTCGAGGCCGCCTTGCCCGGCTGGGCGCCCAAGAAGCGCATCAACCTGGGGCTCGACCTCCAGGGCGGCGTGCACCTCGTCCTCGGCGTCGATCTCGACAAGGCCGTGAAGGACAAGGTGGTCCGCCGCGCCGACGAGATGCGGACCTTCGCGACCGAGAAGAAGCTCTCGGTCCAGTCGATTCAGGCCAACCGCGCCAAGGAGGAGATCCTCGTCTCCTTCGCCTCCGATGCCGATGCGGATGCCTTCCGCACCGCGGCCCAGGAGTTCTTCGGCGACATGCACCGGTCCGGAGGCGGAACCGCCAGCCGCTACGCCTTCGACGCCGAGTATCTGAAGCGGTTCAAGGAAGGCGCGCTCGATCAGGCGCTGCGCACCATCCGCAACCGCATCGACAAGTGGGGCGTCTCCGAGCCCACCATCGCCAAGCGCGGCAGCGACGGCATCCTCGTCCAGCTCCCGGGCTTCAAGGATCCCGAGAAGGCCAAGGAGCTCCTCGGCCGGACGGCCCAGCTCGAGTTCCGCATCGTGGCCGACTCCGAGGCTTCGAGCCTCGTCGACAACCTCGGCGCGCTCCCCGACGGGATCACCAAGGGCTCCGACGGCTACCAGGCCTATCTCCAGTCCACCGATCGCCAGGCCCTCGAGCACTTCGTCGACGGCAAGGCGCCGGAGGGCCTGGCCATCGCCACCAGCAAGGTCGAGGCGCGTGACGCCGCGGGCCTCGCGGGCGCGGTCAGCTACCGGACCTACGTGCTCCGCTCCAAGACCGAGATCACCGGCGACAAGCTCACCGACGCCCGCGTGGCGGTCGATCAGTCTGGTCTCGGCGGCGGCAAGCCCTACGTCTCGCTCTCCTTCGATCCGGAGGGCGCGCGGGCCTTCGAGCAGCTCACCGGCGCGAACATCGGCAAGCGCCTCGCGATCGTCCTCGACGGCAACGTGGACTCGGCTCCTGTGGTCCAGTCGAAGATCGCCGGCGGAAGCGCCCAGATCACCCTGGGTGGCAACCGCAACTACAACCAGCTCATCGAGGAGGCCAACGAGCTCTCCCTCGTGCTCCGCTCCGGCGCGCTCCCCGCTCCGGTGTCGATCTTCGAGGAGCGGACCGTGGGCGCGTCCCTCGGGCCCGAGCTCATCCGCAGCGGCGCCACCGCCTCGGTGGTCGGCCTCCTGCTGGTGCTGCTCTTCATGGCGGTCTACTACAAGCTCACCGGCGTGATCGCCGACGTCGCCCTGGTGCTGAACGGCCTGCTCATCCTCGCGGCCCTCGGCATGGTGGGCGCCACGCTCACGTTGCCCGGCATCGCCGGCTTCATCCTCACGCTGGGGATGGCGGTGGACGCGAACGTGCTCATTAACGAGCGCATCCGCGAGGAGCTGCGGCACGGGAAGAACTCCAAGGTCGCCATCAAGGAGGGCTACGGCCGGGCGTTCGCCACGATCTTCGACGGCCACGTCACCACCCTCGTCGCGGCCTTCGTGCTCCTCCAGTACGGAACCGGTCCGATTCGCGGCTTCGCGGTCACCCTGATCATCGGTCTCGTCGCGTCGCTGTTCACCTCGATCGTCGTCACCCGCCTCGTGAAGGATCGCCTCTATCAGGGCCGTCCGGGAGAGGTCATCTCGGTCTGACGGCCGAGGTCCGCACGGGGGGGCCGCTCGTCGGCCCCGCCGGCGGTGGAGAAATCTCATGGAACTCATCAAGCCGGGTACGAACTTCGACTTCCTGGGGAAGCGGCGGCTCCTGATCACGATCTCCCTGGCGTTGATCGCCGGGGTCCTCGTGCTCCTCCCCTTCCGCATCAACTTCGGCGTGGACTTCGCCGGCGGCACGGAGATCGAGGTCAAGTTCAACCAGCCCGTGTCGGCAAAGGACGTGCGCCTCAAGATCGAAGAGGCGGGCTTCCACGACGCGAGCGTGCAGCAGTTCGGCACCGCCGAGGAGAACTCCTTCCTCGTCCGGGTGCAGCGCGTGTCCATCCTCAGCCACGAGCAGGCCGAGGCGCTCCGCCAGAACCTGGAGAAGGAGCTCGCCGCCTACGGGGTCGAGTCCGTCGACTTCGACGAGCACGTCGGCGACCGGGTCGACATCCGCACCGAGAGGCCGGTTCCGCTCGAGGCGCTCCGCGGGGCGGCCACCGGGACGGGCGTCCACCTCTCGCAGACCAGCGAGCCGATCCGCGACCTCACCCGCGCCGGCCAGCCTGCGTACCAGGTCCTCACCCAGGGCCTGTCGGACAAGGTCTCGGAGGCGCTCCGGGCGTCCTTCGGCGAGGACACGGTCGACGTTCGGCGCGTCGAGTACGTCGGTCCCCAGGTCG
The Vulgatibacter incomptus DNA segment above includes these coding regions:
- the secF gene encoding protein translocase subunit SecF, with the translated sequence MELIKPGTNFDFLGKRRLLITISLALIAGVLVLLPFRINFGVDFAGGTEIEVKFNQPVSAKDVRLKIEEAGFHDASVQQFGTAEENSFLVRVQRVSILSHEQAEALRQNLEKELAAYGVESVDFDEHVGDRVDIRTERPVPLEALRGAATGTGVHLSQTSEPIRDLTRAGQPAYQVLTQGLSDKVSEALRASFGEDTVDVRRVEYVGPQVGQQLRNRGIMAVLLSMVAILLYIAFRFDLRFAPGAVVGLFHDVAVVLGYWVVTGREFNLTSIAVILTVVGYSVNDTIVVFDRVREVLARNNGKSLLENINIATNEALGRTVITSGVTALSLVGLLIFTSGSLFDFAAAMLVGIIAGTYSSVFISGPVAVWIDHWMQKRDAQKAALAGTTRGATKRAPAHAD
- the yajC gene encoding preprotein translocase subunit YajC; its protein translation is MLDIIPALIAQAEAPSGAGGILGMAPILLMFVVIYFLMIRPQQKQAKKHRDYVAGLKKGDEVVTNSGIFGKIEAIEDTVVRLEIARDIKIRVLKSQIAGAQPGAADVAPGAPAPARKD
- a CDS encoding adenylosuccinate synthase, whose protein sequence is MSNVAVIGVQWGDEGKGKIVDLFTEHVSVVVRFQGGNNAGHTLVVGGEKTVLHLIPSGILHSGKICVIGNGVVVDPEVLCREIDQLQSKGLLSDDRQLVLSDGAHVIMPWHKRIDVLREGAMGDAKIGTTGRGIGPTYEDKVARRGVRVFDLVRPDRFRAAVERALPAANEEIVRLGGEPFEAEQVMAAYAKPAERLVRYVKDASLFVYQRIQAGDNVLFEGAQGTLLDVDHGTYPYVTSSNTVAGNAAVGSGVGPSCIGEVIGITKAYTTRVGSGPFPTELLGQVGQDLRDKGGEYGATTGRPRRCGWLDAVVIRFAARVNGLAGLAFTKMDVLTGMPTLKIAVAYELDGERVDELPTDGESLARAKPIYEEMPGWTEDLSACKRYEELPENARRYIERIEELGRVPVMAVSVGPDRAETILRRNPFVSP
- the secD gene encoding protein translocase subunit SecD, with translation MERSWYVRLWIVLAVVLSATYLLIPTFVYFTLPAEVRNDKDAFEAALPGWAPKKRINLGLDLQGGVHLVLGVDLDKAVKDKVVRRADEMRTFATEKKLSVQSIQANRAKEEILVSFASDADADAFRTAAQEFFGDMHRSGGGTASRYAFDAEYLKRFKEGALDQALRTIRNRIDKWGVSEPTIAKRGSDGILVQLPGFKDPEKAKELLGRTAQLEFRIVADSEASSLVDNLGALPDGITKGSDGYQAYLQSTDRQALEHFVDGKAPEGLAIATSKVEARDAAGLAGAVSYRTYVLRSKTEITGDKLTDARVAVDQSGLGGGKPYVSLSFDPEGARAFEQLTGANIGKRLAIVLDGNVDSAPVVQSKIAGGSAQITLGGNRNYNQLIEEANELSLVLRSGALPAPVSIFEERTVGASLGPELIRSGATASVVGLLLVLLFMAVYYKLTGVIADVALVLNGLLILAALGMVGATLTLPGIAGFILTLGMAVDANVLINERIREELRHGKNSKVAIKEGYGRAFATIFDGHVTTLVAAFVLLQYGTGPIRGFAVTLIIGLVASLFTSIVVTRLVKDRLYQGRPGEVISV